In Anopheles bellator chromosome 2, idAnoBellAS_SP24_06.2, whole genome shotgun sequence, the genomic stretch AGCCAAACACTCTGTGTAGTACGCAGCTAACAACCCTGCACTCGACCCGCATCTCTGCACAACCCTGCAACCAAACGTCAAGTCGTAATTCGTagatttgttttcgattccaGTTCGtgatttgtgtgttttgtgatGCTCCTAATGATCGCATGTGCTTTCTATCAGCCAGATTACTTTCGTCCGTTCAGTGGAACAGGGGAGCGATCTTTCAGAAATTACCGGAGCATTCGTCGATCTGTGTCCAGGGCGGTTACTTCGTGGTGGCCCCCGTTGTAAGGAGCACCTCCTTTTAATACAGTCAACAAGCATAAGTGGCACTAAACAGTGCGTAATCGGTGGACAATCGAAAGTGGCGGTGCAAAGGGCCCCTTGCAGAGGCACATTCTTAACCCGAATTCTTCGATCGCCGACTGGGCCCAGTAACCTTCGCAATGGCTGTGTACTTGATGCCGAAAAATCGATTGTAAGTTGAAGGCCGTTTTCAGTCTGTTTATTTCTCAATCTAGTGAATTAACATAATCGACGATCGTCGCGATCGTGGTGATCCGAATAAAGAACAAAGGAAACACAAGTTCGCTGTTGTTATGCTGccttcttcgtcgtcgcgaTCGTGCGTTTGTCGATCGCTGAAAGCATAAGCGAGGGAAGAGGAACGAACTATGCTTCTATCGGCTCTCTAATCACTTTCTCATTCACGTCGCGTGGACGCTTATGTTGCGCTCGCGGGTCTATGCCCTCGCGTTATTATGTTGAACAGCATTTGGACATGCCTCCAACGCATacgccgccgttcgttcgcttcgagCATGgattcgatcgaacgatccgcatttgtttcaatttcgaaaGTTATTACCCAGGTAACCCAGGCAAACGAGCGATCGTGTTATTGGCAAACCTGAAGCAATATTAATCTGCCGATAAATTATCTAACTAACTTCCCGATAGTGCGCCGCGTGGGGTCGTAAAACTGTTTTCCGAGCAAGGCTAATCTATGCGCCGCGCCGTTCGCTATCAGTTTGATTTCGTCTTACGATTCGGTTTACGCTCTTGTCTTCCCGAAATCATGCTGTGTTCGACGAGTTCGATTTGTTATCTTTAATACTCATAAAATACGATGCTTCCGCCCCAGGCTAGTCATCCGCCCCGCTGCTGATAGGCGTCGtgaattatttcattttttcggcACATAATGAAGTTCCCTTCAAACACAAGTTCCCGCAACATGTTAAAGCGTGGGAGGTATTGACCAAATGGATAAACTGTTCGGAATGTCTCTTTTCGATATCGATTCCCAAGGGATCCCCGTTCGGTACAAATTAGTCACCGATGTGCCGTGTAATCACATCAACCTTATTGCAGCCTCGATAAGCTGTGGGGCTAAAATTAAGCATTTTCCAACTCGCTTGGAAAACAGTTGCCCGATAGCGCTCGTGCGAGACGGTTGTCTAGCCCGGTGGATCCGGCCAAAGTAGAGGTGCCACCTGCAGAGTACGACGGACGGCGAAGAAGCCATAGATCGTGTGCGTGGTGTTGTGAAGGTAAAAAGGTTCTTCTTTGCGAAAAGCGGTGATTTACAATGTGTCCTTTTAAGAGTTGCCCTTCTCCGTGCCAAAGGTTTAATGCAGTCTCACTGTCACAGGTTTCTTATCAAACTTCCTGCGACGTGTTTAATCTTCTCTCCACGATATCGGTCTTTCTTTTCGGCCCCCACCAGCGATAAAGTTGACGCGCGCTAGTAACGGCAACGGTGACGACAGCGGACCCGTGAGTGGGCCCAAAAATCAATAGACACCGTTAGAGCGCCAGCTGGGCCGAGGTTTGGTTCCACGCGTGTCGAGTGTCCGTTGTGCCGACCTCGTGGAACCAGCGCCCAGCACGTGTTTCTCCAGACGAAGGGCGAAACACGTGACACGTTGTGCTTGGATTTACCACGGTGCGTGCCGCTTTTCTGTGCTTCTATTTTGGTTCGCCCACCGCCAGGTTCTGGAACGCGGACGACCTTTTCCCTCCCATCAGTCACCAGGGACACAGCTCGCACAATGGACGTCTGTGCGTTTGATTAGAGTTTCGCGATTCCGCCAGTTCCGTAGTGGTGTGCTCCTAAGCGCTGCCCTTGGTCCGGTGTGTTTGGTAGTGCGTTGCTATTAAATTAACCAATTGAGATCCGCaagcgacgacggtggcgcgaTGTGGCGTATGATTGAAACAGAACGACCACTTTAGTGAGTCTCACAGACCACCATCCGGGTCTGGTGGGTCGCCAAATTCAAATCAGTCGCGATCGGGAGAACCGGCGCCGTGATGATCGGCCAGCTGAAGCTGACgggtttcgccttttttccgttccttttctCGATCCCCAGGTTCGCGAAGGCGGTCAACTTGAATCCGAACCCCAAACAGTGGACTACACGATGGACTATTGTGCAGCGCACGATCTATGGTAGCcgacatcagcagcagcagcagcagcaccaaagcACCTCCagccatcagcaccaccatcagcagacGGCATCAGGTAAATCTCGTAGCAAAGTCCGCAGAAAGTGGAGTTGGAAGGCCGGCGCCGGCTGGACTATATTATCGGTTTTGGATTGGTGGTTACTAGCAGCGGGCGGCTGGCTAACGTGGCGCGGTGTGTTCCTACGCTGGACACCAATCAGTATCTGTATGGTGGTGGCAGCCAAGTGGCACCTTCACAATCGTGAACTCGATAAGAAGGGCCTCCCGCGAACGGCCGCCAAATGGCAGGTACGTACGGTCGCGATCGCTCGGGGCCTCGACGCGGTGCTCTAATGTCCTTCCGTCTCCCTTCCTTCCTGGCAGGCAAAAGTGTACTGCTCGCTGCCGCTGCGCGTCATGAGCCGGGCGTGGGGCTGGATGGCCGATCGCAAAGTACCCAAGCCAGCCCGTCCCGTCCTGTACGGTCTTTACTCGCACACCTTCGGAGTGAAGATGGAGGAGGCGGCCACAGCAGATTACAAGTAAGTTTCCTTCTTCCAGTTCCCATTACTAGTTTGTTATGCCCCACCGCGAGGTCTCTTTTCTGGTCCGATCCGACCGATATTAATGTTTTCTAGCGAAACTTGCCGTCGTTGCGAAAGGTAATGTGTTACGATTGTTTGATTCACAAGCCCCCTTCGGAGCACTCCTTTCTGTTCTACGCGATCTGTTTTTCGGTGGTGTTTGTTGTTCCGTGCTTCAATGGCCTTGCCTTGCCTCTCCCCTAACTGCTTGCTGTCTCATTTGGGCTGCTGgtgattttgtgtgtgtccAAGACTTTCAAACGGCATCGGGACTTCCCGATGAAGCGTTGTTGTTAAGTGCAAGTTCCTAATGCTTCTCTTTAAGACCCCCTGCGTTTGTCAAATCGTTCTaatcattttatgtttctggCTCAATGTTTAACCCCGTTAGAGAGTATCGTAGTTTGGGTGAATTTTTCACTCGTCCGCTCCGGGAAGATGCACGTCCCATCGATTCCAACACCTGCATGGTGTCGCCCTGCGATGGACGGATACTACACTTTGGAGCGGCCAACTCAAGTCAGATCGAGCAAGTGAGTACAGCGAGGCggacaccaccgaccggaccgcAGATCACGCCCCAACCCTAACCGCCGTGCGCTCTCTCGCAGGTCAAAGGTGTGTCGTACAGTTTGGAAGCCTTCCTGGGACCCCCGACGTGGTGTAAAAAGGATGCCCCGGAGATGGTGGAGAAGGTGAAAAAGAAGCCCTCGCCCGACAGTGTGCTGTACCAGTGCGTCATCTACCTAGCGCCCGGTGATTATCATCGCTTCCATTCGCCCACCGTGTGGAAACCGGAACTTCGGAGGCACTTTGCGGGAGAGCTACTATCCGTGAGCCCGAAGATTGCCGGTTGGATGCCGGGGCTGTTCTGTTTGAACGAGCGGGCGGTCTACATCGGCAAGTGGAAGCACGGATTCTTCAGCTACACGGCCGTCGGTAAGCTAATTGCGAGATTTTGGGTTCGTTTCTGATGTGCCCCCGGGGGTTCAAACGTTGCGTTGATAAGAAGCCAGACACCCGGTGTGATGCCGTAATCATTATCAAGCGGCCTGTTGCAGACAGCCATCCAGGCATCGAGtacgatcgttcgatcgcgCGATCGGTACGCACGATGAATGAACGGACTGATAACGGGCCCTGGGAATAGGGCAGATCCGGGTGACGGGTTAGCGATACACTCCTCCTGTGCTGAACCGTTCCTCTCTTCTTGTTCTTTCCTCCCCTCGATCTTCCAGGAGCGACAAACGTTGGCTCGGTTGAGATTTTCATGGACGAAAAGCTGAAAACGAACCAATGGGTCGGGTTGGCGTGCGGCAGtcacaagaagaagaaaaaaggggcagCCTACGACGAGCTGGAGCTACCGAAGGATCAGTTTCTTGGCAAAGGAGAGCTCGTTGGCCAGTTCCGGATGGGCAGCACGATTGTGCTTATTTTTGAGGCACCCAAAGAGTTTAAGTATGGCACACACAGGGCACACGACGATCGCAAACCGTTTCTCATCGCTTTCTATTCCCcagatttaatttattccccGGCCAGCGGGTACGCGTTGGCGAGAAGCTCGGGACGTTCGAAGGAACcgaggagcaggaggaggacCCCGAGGAAGTGAAGCGCATCATCGAATCGTTGTGCGACTCGGAGGTGACGGCATTGTGAAAGTATTCTCGACCCACCGTTTCCAGTGTGGCACAGCCCCGGAGTGTCCTCTTTAGTTTAAAAGCATCCACCTCATCAACACACCGTCGTCGTACACCTAGTGACACCGCACCGTTTCGCGCTGTGGGTGTTTGTTCCGCACCAGATGTTGATTCCAACTGAGTACCTCCCCCTTACGTTACCCGCTCATGCTCAACACGAGGGCGCGCGAAGTTTCTcttccgggaccggaaccggaaccgagtgACTGTCGCGCGGACAGTAGTACATATTGTACTCGTGGATGGATGGGACCGAACGTCGGCCCGCAAACCATCCACAAGGACGGGGGCTTCGAAGCCGCTGTGCAGTGTAAAGACTTTTAGATTTTAGACAGCGGAAACCCCCCGGAACCATAAAGTAGCGACACGAGATGAGATTAGCCTACCAGCTGTTTGTGGCACTTGATCAGCGTGCGCGAACATTTACCTCAAGCTTGCCGGTAACACGAAGACTCTGGTAAGCGTACAGTATCGGTAAGGCCAGCCGTCGACGTGCAATCGGTGCACCGTACCGCGGAATCGGTACGATGATGGAGAATTATGCGATAGCGGCCGGCGAGAAAagatttcaaataaataacatatttttacTGTTGCTgtatgaaaataatttataaaccGTCGCCTCGGAACACCATTAGCTATCAAACCCCCCCGCGGCGCACGCACCCTCATCATCGGTATCGGTCGGTTCCGCTGCCCAAAAGCCCGCGTCATCCTCAAGGAAAGACACAGTTCCCTCGGGAGGCTGCACAATCTCAAGCTGTATATTGTACTGCTGATCCAGTCCCAAGTACCCGTCAGATAATAGGTACAGCGTGTAAATGCGGCGTCCTGGAACAAAAATAAGGGAATCAACGAAAAGACTCTTGGACCTCGCCGGTTCCGCCTGACCCCGGGTACCTGGATTGGTTGGTGCGTAGAAGCACAACTGATGCGTGCTGCGATTGTTCCGGTAAACGCAGCGCTTGAGTGCGATCACTTCCCCTTCGTCCTGATGTCCCAACGTAAGGAACCACGCTTCGTCCTTCCCTTTGGGGAACTTGGGACAGTGGATGCTAAGCGAATCGAGTGGCCCCAACCGGGTGAGCTGTACAAACACCACGTACTCCTGTTTGGCGTACACTTCAAGCCACTGGTCGCGCGAAGAAGGCTGTGGCACTGCGCGCTGCGCGTCCGTTTCTTCTCCCCACGGCCCCCGGATCGTGATCTGCACGTTCAGGGACGGCAAACCGCTGAGCACCTTGTGTATCTGCTCGATTTCGGGCTCCTCAAACTCTTGCCGCAATGGCCCGGCAAGACACTCGTACTGTCGGTGGCACTTTTCTTTCAACGCGGGCAGTGTGAGGAATGGAAGCCTGAAGGGAAAGAGGCGAGTGAAAGCTAAGCGGCATGCCCGTAGAACCCGTAGACTTACTCTGTTTTTATCTGCTTGAAAACGGATGCATTGTAAGACTCGACGTTCGGTAGCGTCATGACGACGGGATCGTCGAGCCAGCGCGCTTGGATGATGCACTGCATCAGCTGCTGAACGCGCAGCGTCGTTGCTAGCCAACCGCGCTCCGCGCTTATGTCAATCATAGCCTAATACGATAGTAACCGGGAGTAGTGTAACCATGGTGATCGTGTGTAACCGTGCCCCGTGGGGGGAATGTACCTGAATAATTCGGACCGATTGATCTAGCACCGATTTAGTGTCGGTGCTGTAATCAGTATTTGGTAGTGGTAACCGTGATAAGTGCgcttgcagcagcaggaacactTTCGTGTGCGCATTGTCCAGCGTCAACGGATCCACCTTCATAGGACAAAATTTCGCCAGCTCCCTAAAAGACCAGGGAACgggaataaacaaaacgccCTCAAGGACCGCTAAGCCGATAACTTACGCATTGTACAAATCTTCGTTGTGACGAACCGGATGTTCGGCAAATTCGAACGCATCAGCCATGATGCGCAGTAGCTGCTCGAGTGTACAATCGCGGTGCATTTTGTCGGCAAAAAGACGCATGGTGAGATGGGACAGGTAGTAATAGGACGCGATGcgtcccatcgtcgtcgaaatGAGCGACCGGTTGTCTTCTTCCACCATCACGCACCCGGCATGCACCAGCTTGCCGATGACGGTTTCGATGAGCTCCGAAAGGAAGTAATTCACTTGTGACTCTTCCGTGTTCTCCAGCCCGTAGTAGGTTGGGTTTCGTAGCAACCGGCGGAACAGGTACGTCCATGTCATGTAGTCCAGCACCGCCTGCTTCGATCGCAGCGTACCGGCCACAATTTCAGCGTTCACGTGATCGGGCAGCACGGCCAGCAGGCACGActcgaccggaaacggatcgtAGAGGAACTTTTTGTAGAAATTTTTCTTCACATCCtgcacatacacacaggcaATGCCCTCGTTGCCGAACTGAGGCCGACCGGCACGGCCCATCATCTGCAGCACGTCCGTGATCGGCATGTCAACGTAGCGCTTCAGTTTGCCATCGTAGTACTCCGTGCCCTTGATGATGACGAGGTGCGCGGGAAGATTGACACCCCATGCCAGGGTAGCCGTTGCCACGAGAATCTGTATTTTGCGGTTCAAAAACAGTTCCTCGGACGTCTTCCGGTCACGCTCGTGCAACCCGGCGTGATGCATGCCGATGCCGAAGGCGAGCGTTAAACGCAGGTTGCTGTCGCGTACATTCGCTATGATCTGATCCATTTCCTCCTCCGTGGTGTGCAAGAATTGTTTGGGATTATCTTCGCTAGCCAGGAACGCCATCAGATCCATCGCCGTGAGACGCGTCTGTCTGCGTGACGCCACAAAGATGAGTGTGGGCGTGTGTGGGGAGTACTGACGGATCGCTTGAAAAGCGGGACGGTTCATGGTGGCCATACGCGGACAGTAGTGTTTACCCGGGAAGCCCTGAATGTGCACGGTCAGCGGGACGGGCCGTACCGAGGGTTTGAAGTTGTACAATCCCATGTTCCCTATGCCGAGCCAGTCGGCCAGATCGCGTGCATTGGCCAGCGCAGTCGAAAGGCCCACGATGCGCACCTTTTGCTCGGTGTGGGAGGCGACAAAGTTCATTCGTGACACGATCACCTCCAACACCGGGCCACGATCTTCGCCCAGCAAATGAATCTCGTCGATCACGATCAGTGCCACGTCCCGCACGTAATCGCGCGTCTGCCACGATCGGCTGATACCGTCCCACTTTTCCGGGGTCGTCACAATCACCGAAGACTCCTTGATCGCCCGAACGTCCGGCGACACATCGCCCGTCAGTTCCACCACCCGCTTGTTG encodes the following:
- the LOC131209293 gene encoding phosphatidylserine decarboxylase proenzyme, mitochondrial isoform X2; this encodes MAVYLMPKNRLFAKAVNLNPNPKQWTTRWTIVQRTIYGSRHQQQQQQHQSTSSHQHHHQQTASAAGGWLTWRGVFLRWTPISICMVVAAKWHLHNRELDKKGLPRTAAKWQAKVYCSLPLRVMSRAWGWMADRKVPKPARPVLYGLYSHTFGVKMEEAATADYKEYRSLGEFFTRPLREDARPIDSNTCMVSPCDGRILHFGAANSSQIEQVKGVSYSLEAFLGPPTWCKKDAPEMVEKVKKKPSPDSVLYQCVIYLAPGDYHRFHSPTVWKPELRRHFAGELLSVSPKIAGWMPGLFCLNERAVYIGKWKHGFFSYTAVGATNVGSVEIFMDEKLKTNQWVGLACGSHKKKKKGAAYDELELPKDQFLGKGELVGQFRMGSTIVLIFEAPKEFKFNLFPGQRVRVGEKLGTFEGTEEQEEDPEEVKRIIESLCDSEVTAL
- the LOC131209293 gene encoding phosphatidylserine decarboxylase proenzyme, mitochondrial isoform X1 → MAVYLMPKNRLFAKAVNLNPNPKQWTTRWTIVQRTIYGSRHQQQQQQHQSTSSHQHHHQQTASGKSRSKVRRKWSWKAGAGWTILSVLDWWLLAAGGWLTWRGVFLRWTPISICMVVAAKWHLHNRELDKKGLPRTAAKWQAKVYCSLPLRVMSRAWGWMADRKVPKPARPVLYGLYSHTFGVKMEEAATADYKEYRSLGEFFTRPLREDARPIDSNTCMVSPCDGRILHFGAANSSQIEQVKGVSYSLEAFLGPPTWCKKDAPEMVEKVKKKPSPDSVLYQCVIYLAPGDYHRFHSPTVWKPELRRHFAGELLSVSPKIAGWMPGLFCLNERAVYIGKWKHGFFSYTAVGATNVGSVEIFMDEKLKTNQWVGLACGSHKKKKKGAAYDELELPKDQFLGKGELVGQFRMGSTIVLIFEAPKEFKFNLFPGQRVRVGEKLGTFEGTEEQEEDPEEVKRIIESLCDSEVTAL
- the LOC131209293 gene encoding phosphatidylserine decarboxylase proenzyme, mitochondrial isoform X3, with protein sequence MAVYLMPKNRLFAKAVNLNPNPKQWTTRWTIVQRTIYGSRHQQQQQQHQSTSSHQHHHQQTASAGGWLTWRGVFLRWTPISICMVVAAKWHLHNRELDKKGLPRTAAKWQAKVYCSLPLRVMSRAWGWMADRKVPKPARPVLYGLYSHTFGVKMEEAATADYKEYRSLGEFFTRPLREDARPIDSNTCMVSPCDGRILHFGAANSSQIEQVKGVSYSLEAFLGPPTWCKKDAPEMVEKVKKKPSPDSVLYQCVIYLAPGDYHRFHSPTVWKPELRRHFAGELLSVSPKIAGWMPGLFCLNERAVYIGKWKHGFFSYTAVGATNVGSVEIFMDEKLKTNQWVGLACGSHKKKKKGAAYDELELPKDQFLGKGELVGQFRMGSTIVLIFEAPKEFKFNLFPGQRVRVGEKLGTFEGTEEQEEDPEEVKRIIESLCDSEVTAL